From Kiritimatiellia bacterium, one genomic window encodes:
- a CDS encoding GDP-L-fucose synthase: MTTTFWSNKRVLVTGGTGFLGSHVMEQLAGAGARDVFAVRHADYDLTREADVERLFGEHPADVVIHLAGLVGGILPNKRRPAEYLYRNLTMGTFVMHYSWKSGAKRFVAAGAGCGYPLNAPMPLKEDDLWTGIPQPESAPYSLAKRMLTIQGEAYHRQYGFNAVVCIPGNIYGPHDNFNLEDAHVIPALVRKFVEAADRKAESLVVWGSGRATRDFVYAGDVAQGLLRAAEKIEGFDVINLGAGRDTAVSEVVDLLTEITGFKGRVELDRSKPEGQARRLMDSSRALERLGWRAETGLRRGLELTVDWYRRHQDEARK, translated from the coding sequence ATGACGACCACCTTCTGGAGCAACAAGCGGGTCCTGGTGACGGGCGGCACGGGGTTCCTCGGGTCGCACGTGATGGAGCAACTGGCGGGCGCGGGGGCGCGCGACGTGTTCGCGGTCCGCCACGCCGACTACGACCTGACCCGCGAGGCCGACGTGGAGCGGCTGTTCGGCGAGCACCCGGCGGACGTGGTCATCCACCTCGCCGGCCTGGTCGGGGGCATCCTGCCCAACAAGCGGCGCCCGGCGGAGTACCTGTACCGGAACCTGACGATGGGCACCTTCGTCATGCATTACAGCTGGAAGAGCGGGGCCAAGCGGTTCGTCGCCGCCGGCGCGGGGTGCGGCTATCCGCTGAACGCCCCGATGCCGCTGAAGGAAGACGACCTGTGGACCGGCATCCCGCAGCCCGAGAGCGCGCCCTACTCCCTGGCGAAGCGCATGCTGACCATCCAGGGCGAGGCGTATCACCGGCAATACGGCTTCAACGCTGTCGTCTGTATCCCGGGCAACATCTACGGCCCGCACGACAACTTCAACCTCGAGGACGCGCACGTCATCCCCGCGCTGGTCCGCAAGTTCGTCGAGGCCGCAGACCGCAAGGCCGAGTCGCTCGTCGTCTGGGGCAGCGGCCGGGCGACCCGCGACTTCGTCTATGCCGGCGACGTCGCGCAGGGCCTGCTGCGCGCGGCGGAGAAGATCGAGGGCTTCGACGTCATCAACCTCGGGGCCGGGCGCGACACGGCGGTCAGCGAGGTCGTGGACCTGCTGACGGAAATCACCGGCTTCAAGGGGCGCGTGGAGTTGGACCGGTCCAAGCCGGAAGGCCAGGCGCGCCGCCTCATGGATTCGAGCCGGGCGCTCGAACGGCTCGGTTGGCGCGCGGAGACCGGACTGCGCCGCGGCCTGGAGCTGACCGTGGACTGGTACCGGCGCCACCAGGACGAGGCGCGGAAATGA
- a CDS encoding NAD-dependent epimerase/dehydratase, with amino-acid sequence MTKAPPHVLVTGGAGYLGSILVPELLARGGSVTVVDNFLYGQTSLLDCCFNEKLTIIRGDVRDERVIQPLAAKADVIIPLACLVGAPLCAQKPIEARSINLDAILMLLKHTGPGQMILSPTTNSGYGIGQEGVFCTEETPLRPVSLYGKLKVELEEALLASGRAVSLRLATVFGISPRMRLDLLVNDFTYRAVTDRFVVLFEAHFKRNYIHVRDVARAFLHALDHFEAMKGQAYNVGLSEANLSKMELCLEIKKQVPAFTIVESAVGEDPDKRNYIVSNEKIERTGYRPRVSLQQGIAELIKGYQVIRRNSYANV; translated from the coding sequence ATGACAAAAGCTCCTCCTCACGTGCTGGTCACCGGCGGCGCCGGGTACCTCGGATCCATCCTGGTGCCCGAGCTGCTGGCCCGCGGCGGCTCCGTAACCGTCGTCGACAACTTCCTTTACGGACAAACCAGCCTGCTGGATTGCTGCTTCAACGAAAAGCTGACCATTATCCGCGGCGACGTGAGGGATGAGCGTGTGATCCAGCCGCTGGCCGCGAAGGCCGACGTCATCATCCCCCTTGCCTGCCTCGTCGGCGCCCCGCTCTGCGCCCAGAAACCGATCGAGGCGCGCTCCATCAACCTCGACGCCATCCTGATGCTCCTGAAGCACACGGGGCCGGGCCAGATGATCCTATCGCCCACGACGAACAGCGGCTACGGGATCGGCCAGGAGGGCGTGTTCTGCACCGAGGAAACGCCGCTGCGGCCGGTCTCGCTCTACGGGAAACTGAAAGTCGAGTTGGAGGAGGCGCTGCTCGCCTCCGGGCGGGCGGTATCCCTGCGGCTGGCCACGGTGTTCGGCATCAGCCCGCGGATGCGGCTGGACCTGCTGGTGAACGACTTCACGTACCGCGCGGTGACCGACCGTTTCGTGGTGCTCTTCGAGGCGCACTTCAAGCGCAACTACATCCACGTGCGCGACGTGGCCCGCGCGTTCCTGCACGCCCTGGACCATTTCGAGGCCATGAAGGGCCAGGCCTACAACGTGGGGTTGAGCGAGGCCAACCTGTCGAAGATGGAGTTGTGCCTGGAGATCAAGAAGCAGGTGCCCGCCTTCACGATCGTGGAGTCGGCGGTCGGCGAGGACCCGGACAAGCGCAACTACATCGTGAGCAACGAGAAGATCGAGCGCACGGGGTACCGGCCCCGCGTTTCCCTCCAGCAGGGCATCGCGGAGCTGATCAAGGGCTACCAGGTGATCCGGCGGAACAGCTATGCCAACGTCTAA
- the gatC gene encoding Asp-tRNA(Asn)/Glu-tRNA(Gln) amidotransferase subunit GatC — protein MSDTFRKNAEGLDVRYVAHLARLHLADEEVAVFQPQLEQVLGYVREMESLDVEGVEPTAHAFPVQNVFRNDEVQPGLDQETALKNAPQERQGQFIVPKIIE, from the coding sequence ATGTCGGACACATTCCGAAAGAACGCCGAGGGCCTGGACGTGCGCTACGTCGCGCACCTCGCCCGTCTTCACCTGGCCGACGAGGAAGTCGCCGTCTTCCAGCCGCAGCTCGAGCAGGTGCTGGGTTACGTCCGCGAGATGGAATCCCTCGACGTCGAGGGCGTGGAGCCGACCGCCCACGCCTTTCCGGTGCAGAACGTGTTCCGGAACGATGAGGTCCAGCCGGGTCTCGATCAGGAGACCGCCCTGAAGAACGCGCCCCAGGAACGGCAGGGGCAGTTCATCGTGCCGAAGATCATCGAATGA
- the gatA gene encoding Asp-tRNA(Asn)/Glu-tRNA(Gln) amidotransferase subunit GatA yields the protein MAGLSNLTLHEAADRLARGECSSEELVRDLVSAIERRDGKVGAYVWVNVEDALARAREADAARRGGDPRPLLGIPLAVKDVLNVKDQPCTCGSRILKGYVSPYDATAIARLRGQGIVFMGRTNMDEFAMGSTTENSALGVTHNPWDLQRVPGGSSGGSAAAVAAGEAVAALGTDTGGSIRQPASFCGCVGLKPSYGRVSRFGLTAYASSLDQIGPMTKDVRDAALLLQAMAGRDPRDSSSVDVPVPDYATALVSDLKGMKLGLPREYFVAGTDPEIERAVRAAVEQCRALGAEIVEISLPHTSYAIATYYVIATAEASANLARFDGVRYGARVEGEDPIDMYGKTRAAGFGREVKRRIILGTYVLSSGYYDAYYLRAQKVRTLIRGDFEKAFAGCDAILTPVAPTPAYPIGEKADDPLQMYLGDIFTVTANLAGICGLSVPCGFTAAGLPVGLQILGPAFKEENILRVGHAYEQATDWHLKRPPSLNPEP from the coding sequence ATGGCCGGGCTTTCCAATCTGACCCTGCACGAGGCCGCGGACCGGCTGGCCCGCGGGGAGTGCTCCTCCGAGGAACTGGTCCGTGACCTGGTCTCCGCCATCGAGCGGCGCGACGGGAAGGTCGGCGCGTACGTCTGGGTCAACGTCGAGGACGCCCTGGCCCGAGCCCGCGAGGCGGACGCGGCCCGGCGCGGCGGCGACCCGCGTCCGCTGCTGGGCATCCCGCTGGCCGTCAAGGACGTGCTCAACGTCAAGGACCAGCCCTGCACCTGCGGCTCGCGCATCCTGAAGGGCTACGTTTCGCCGTACGATGCCACGGCCATCGCCCGGCTGCGCGGGCAGGGTATCGTCTTCATGGGCCGGACCAACATGGACGAGTTCGCCATGGGCTCCACCACGGAGAATTCCGCGCTGGGCGTCACGCACAATCCCTGGGATCTCCAACGAGTGCCCGGCGGTTCCAGCGGCGGCTCGGCCGCTGCCGTGGCGGCCGGCGAAGCTGTGGCCGCGCTGGGGACGGACACCGGCGGCTCGATCCGCCAACCGGCGTCGTTCTGCGGCTGTGTCGGGCTCAAGCCCTCCTACGGCCGCGTCTCGCGCTTCGGGCTGACGGCCTACGCCTCGTCCCTCGACCAGATCGGGCCGATGACGAAGGACGTTCGTGACGCGGCGCTCCTGCTCCAGGCCATGGCCGGGCGCGATCCACGGGATTCCAGCAGCGTTGATGTACCGGTCCCGGATTATGCCACCGCCTTGGTTTCCGATCTGAAGGGCATGAAGCTGGGCCTGCCCCGCGAGTACTTCGTCGCCGGGACGGATCCGGAGATCGAGCGCGCCGTGCGGGCCGCCGTGGAGCAGTGCCGCGCGCTGGGCGCGGAGATCGTCGAGATCAGCCTGCCGCATACATCCTACGCGATTGCGACATACTACGTGATCGCGACGGCCGAGGCGTCGGCCAACCTGGCGCGCTTCGACGGCGTCCGGTACGGTGCCCGGGTCGAGGGCGAGGACCCGATCGACATGTACGGCAAGACCCGCGCCGCGGGTTTCGGTCGCGAGGTGAAGCGGCGGATCATCCTCGGCACCTACGTGTTGAGCAGCGGCTACTACGACGCCTATTACCTGCGCGCGCAGAAGGTGCGAACGCTGATTCGCGGGGATTTCGAGAAGGCCTTCGCGGGCTGCGACGCCATCCTGACGCCCGTGGCGCCGACGCCGGCCTACCCGATCGGGGAGAAGGCGGACGATCCGCTCCAGATGTACCTGGGCGACATCTTCACCGTCACGGCCAACCTGGCCGGCATCTGCGGGCTGTCCGTGCCGTGCGGATTCACCGCGGCCGGCCTGCCCGTCGGCCTGCAAATCCTCGGCCCGGCGTTCAAGGAGGAGAACATCCTCCGCGTCGGGCACGCGTATGAGCAGGCCACCGACTGGCATCTGAAACGACCTCCATCCCTGAACCCTGAACCCTGA
- the gatB gene encoding Asp-tRNA(Asn)/Glu-tRNA(Gln) amidotransferase subunit GatB, translating to MRYLPTIGLEIHVQLKTRTKIFCGCPNEPGSEPNTHVCPVCLGYPGTLPNVNGEAIRLTVLTGLMIGCRINPYSKFDRKNYFYPDMPKNYQISQYDKPLCLGGGVEIELEGRKKTVGITRIHLEEDVGKSMHFGASSGVDFNRAGAPLMEIVTEPDIESPEEAQAFLLALRRILLYGGVSDCNLEQGNLRCDVNCSVRPEGQAELGTKIEIKNMNTFKGVFHALKYELPRQEEVLRSGGAIRQETRRWDDEKGVTEAMRSKEYAHDYRYFPEPDLMPVVLPAETIEQWRATLPELPAKRRERLAQEYGLPDYDAGVLVADKAVADFFEETARASGNPKAASNWIMTDVLRCLGEKQTELKDTKLTPGSLAGLIRLVDQKVLNVPTARELFNELFEKGGDPAELVKAKGLAQVSDTGALESFADEAIAENPGPVADYRAGKKPALQFLVGQIMKKSRGKANPRMVQELLQRKLGGS from the coding sequence ATGCGTTACCTGCCCACCATCGGCCTCGAAATTCACGTCCAGCTCAAGACGCGGACGAAGATTTTCTGCGGCTGCCCGAACGAGCCCGGCAGCGAGCCGAACACGCACGTGTGCCCGGTCTGCCTCGGGTATCCCGGGACGCTGCCGAACGTCAACGGGGAGGCTATCCGGCTGACCGTGCTGACCGGCCTGATGATCGGCTGCCGGATCAACCCGTACAGCAAGTTCGACCGGAAGAATTATTTTTACCCGGACATGCCGAAGAACTACCAGATCTCGCAGTACGACAAGCCCTTGTGCCTCGGCGGCGGGGTGGAGATCGAGCTCGAGGGCCGGAAGAAGACCGTCGGCATCACGCGTATCCATTTGGAGGAGGACGTCGGCAAGAGCATGCACTTCGGCGCGTCCAGCGGCGTGGACTTCAACCGCGCCGGCGCGCCGCTGATGGAGATCGTGACGGAGCCCGACATCGAATCTCCCGAAGAGGCCCAGGCCTTTCTCCTCGCCCTGCGCCGGATCCTGCTCTACGGCGGCGTGAGCGACTGCAACCTGGAGCAGGGGAACCTGCGGTGCGACGTCAACTGCAGCGTGCGGCCCGAGGGCCAGGCCGAACTGGGCACCAAGATCGAGATCAAGAACATGAACACGTTCAAGGGCGTGTTCCATGCGCTGAAGTACGAGCTGCCCCGGCAGGAAGAGGTGCTGCGGTCCGGCGGCGCGATCCGGCAGGAGACCCGCCGGTGGGACGACGAGAAGGGCGTCACCGAGGCCATGCGGTCCAAGGAATACGCGCACGACTACAGGTATTTTCCCGAGCCCGACCTCATGCCCGTGGTCCTGCCCGCGGAGACGATCGAGCAATGGCGCGCCACGCTGCCCGAACTGCCCGCGAAGCGTCGCGAGCGGCTGGCGCAGGAGTACGGACTGCCGGACTACGACGCCGGCGTACTGGTGGCCGACAAGGCCGTCGCGGATTTCTTCGAAGAGACCGCGCGCGCGTCCGGGAATCCCAAGGCGGCTTCGAACTGGATCATGACGGACGTGCTGCGCTGCCTCGGGGAAAAGCAGACCGAGTTGAAGGATACGAAATTGACGCCGGGGTCGCTGGCCGGCCTGATCCGGCTGGTGGACCAGAAGGTGCTCAACGTGCCGACGGCCCGCGAGCTGTTCAACGAGCTGTTCGAGAAGGGCGGCGATCCCGCGGAGTTGGTCAAGGCGAAGGGCCTGGCCCAGGTCAGCGATACGGGCGCGCTGGAATCCTTCGCGGACGAGGCCATCGCCGAGAATCCCGGGCCGGTGGCGGACTACAGGGCCGGCAAGAAGCCCGCGCTGCAGTTCCTCGTCGGCCAGATCATGAAGAAGAGCCGCGGCAAGGCCAACCCCCGGATGGTGCAGGAACTGCTTCAGCGCAAGCTGGGCGGCTCGTGA
- a CDS encoding DUF393 domain-containing protein, which yields MSPADTTATPPRGALLYDGACPFCSHEAALLKRADAAGHVRFVDISQPSFDPAAYGLTRADVDAQLHFIDGKGRVHRAMDAVRAAYRAAGVGWRMAWTGAPLIRPVFDRLYRVFARNRLRWGAWLARQRDHRA from the coding sequence ATGAGCCCCGCGGACACCACCGCCACCCCGCCGCGCGGCGCCCTGCTCTACGACGGCGCCTGCCCCTTCTGCTCGCACGAGGCGGCCCTGCTGAAACGGGCCGACGCCGCCGGCCACGTGCGGTTCGTGGATATCAGCCAGCCGTCGTTCGATCCGGCCGCCTACGGGCTGACCCGCGCGGACGTGGACGCGCAGTTGCATTTCATCGACGGGAAAGGCCGCGTGCATCGCGCCATGGACGCGGTCCGGGCGGCCTACCGCGCCGCCGGCGTAGGCTGGCGCATGGCGTGGACCGGCGCGCCGTTGATACGCCCCGTCTTCGACCGCCTCTACCGCGTATTCGCCCGGAATCGCCTGCGCTGGGGCGCCTGGCTCGCGCGGCAACGGGATCATCGGGCGTAA
- the gspE gene encoding type II secretion system ATPase GspE: MTANDEYILEILESVGLINREQGRTAREAAQAEDKSVIETLAASGAVSKMDILKALANQFGMETITLTGLEIPQDVLDMVPGEVARRYKIVPVFKNDSLLTVALSDPLDVETLDSLRYVLKSNVEGVVAPAEEIETALNHYYAHSGTTVESMLEEITEGTVAMPTGGQILAGEGEVTEADAPIIKLVSLIIMEAFRNRASDIHLEPLAKKFRVRYRIDGVLHEVDSPPKRLQSAVISRLKIMGNMSIAEKRLPQDGRIQINVMGRDLDLRVSSIPASHGESIVMRILDKQSLALGLPQLGFFSDDQQTFERLIGLSDGILLVTGPTGSGKTTTLYACLNYINRPDRKIITVEDPVEYQMSGINQVHVRTDIGLTFAAALRSILRQAPNIIMIGEIRDMETAEIAVNASLTGHLVFSTLHTNDAPSAIIRMIDIGVKPFLVASSTRAIMAQRLVRKTCEKCKEPYRAADAELRLLGPAAAQLAQAQLYRGKGCPDCNFTGYRGRLGIFEIFVINDEVRHMIFERVSATELRSKARGLGMRTLREDGLRKVVAGVTTLPEVLRVTMGDEG, translated from the coding sequence TTGACGGCGAACGACGAATATATCCTGGAGATCCTCGAGAGCGTCGGCCTGATCAACCGCGAGCAGGGCCGCACCGCCCGGGAGGCCGCCCAGGCCGAGGACAAGAGCGTCATCGAGACCCTCGCCGCCTCGGGCGCCGTCTCGAAGATGGACATCCTGAAGGCGCTGGCCAACCAGTTCGGGATGGAGACCATCACCCTCACCGGCCTGGAGATCCCGCAGGACGTGCTGGACATGGTGCCCGGCGAGGTCGCCCGGCGCTACAAGATCGTCCCGGTCTTCAAGAACGACAGCCTGCTGACGGTGGCCTTGAGCGACCCGCTGGACGTCGAGACGCTGGACAGCCTGCGCTACGTGCTGAAGTCCAACGTGGAGGGCGTGGTCGCGCCCGCCGAGGAAATCGAGACCGCTCTCAACCACTACTACGCCCACAGCGGCACGACGGTCGAGTCCATGCTGGAGGAGATCACCGAGGGCACCGTGGCCATGCCCACGGGCGGGCAGATCCTGGCGGGCGAGGGCGAGGTGACCGAGGCCGACGCGCCGATCATCAAGCTGGTCAGCCTGATCATCATGGAGGCGTTCCGCAACCGCGCGTCCGACATCCACCTGGAGCCGCTGGCCAAGAAATTCCGCGTCCGGTACCGCATCGACGGCGTGCTGCACGAGGTGGACAGCCCGCCCAAGCGCCTGCAGTCCGCGGTGATCAGCCGCCTGAAGATCATGGGGAACATGAGCATCGCGGAAAAGCGGCTGCCGCAGGACGGCCGCATCCAGATCAACGTGATGGGGCGGGACCTGGACCTGCGCGTATCGTCGATCCCGGCGAGCCACGGCGAGAGCATCGTCATGCGTATCCTGGACAAGCAGAGCCTGGCGCTCGGCCTGCCGCAGCTCGGGTTCTTCTCGGACGACCAGCAGACCTTCGAGCGCCTGATCGGCCTCTCCGACGGCATCCTGCTGGTCACGGGGCCGACGGGGTCGGGCAAGACGACGACGCTGTACGCCTGCCTGAACTACATCAACCGGCCCGACCGCAAGATCATCACGGTGGAAGACCCGGTGGAATACCAGATGTCCGGCATCAACCAGGTGCACGTCCGCACGGACATCGGGCTGACCTTCGCGGCGGCCTTGCGGTCGATCCTGCGCCAGGCGCCGAACATCATCATGATCGGCGAAATCCGCGACATGGAGACGGCGGAGATCGCCGTCAACGCGTCGCTGACGGGCCACCTGGTGTTCAGCACGCTGCACACCAACGACGCCCCGAGCGCGATCATCCGCATGATCGACATCGGCGTGAAGCCCTTTCTTGTCGCCTCCTCCACGCGCGCGATCATGGCCCAGCGGCTGGTCCGCAAGACGTGCGAGAAGTGCAAGGAGCCGTACCGGGCCGCGGACGCGGAACTCCGCCTGCTGGGGCCGGCGGCCGCGCAGCTGGCCCAGGCGCAGCTCTACCGCGGCAAGGGCTGCCCGGACTGCAATTTCACCGGCTACCGGGGGCGGCTGGGCATCTTCGAGATTTTCGTCATCAACGACGAGGTGCGCCACATGATCTTCGAGCGGGTCTCGGCGACCGAACTGCGCTCGAAGGCGCGCGGGCTCGGGATGCGCACGCTGCGGGAGGACGGACTGCGCAAGGTCGTGGCGGGCGTCACCACGCTGCCGGAGGTCCTGCGCGTGACGATGGGGGATGAAGGCTGA
- a CDS encoding type IV pilus twitching motility protein PilT, which yields MSDLLSLVVSENASDLHLAVGVPPVLRLHGALHPLDADVLKPEDTERLMKSITSDEHQQKVREQGGTDFGFGFGELARFRVSVFKQKGHIGLVLRLIPSRLMSLEEIGLPAQVKDLLFRPRGLILVTGPTGSGKTTTLASMINIINEERDCHIITIEDPVEYYHSHKKSVITQREIGVDVPAFKEALRRGLRQDPDVILVGEMRDLETMEAAITAAETGHLVFATLHTTGSARTVDRIVDAFPTNQQEQIRTQLSSSIVAVISQLLLVRKDKPGRIAAFEIMIATPSIRSLIRDNKTFRITSDIQTGARWGMMTLDAHLMALYERGLIGYEDLITKSQDPEAVYQKLEASGLRPKK from the coding sequence ATGAGCGACCTGTTGAGCCTCGTGGTCAGCGAGAACGCCTCCGACCTGCACCTGGCCGTCGGCGTGCCGCCGGTCCTGCGCCTGCACGGCGCGCTGCACCCCCTCGACGCGGACGTGCTCAAGCCGGAGGATACCGAGCGGCTGATGAAGAGCATTACGTCCGACGAGCACCAGCAGAAGGTGCGCGAGCAGGGCGGCACGGATTTCGGCTTCGGGTTCGGCGAACTCGCCCGGTTCCGCGTCAGCGTGTTCAAGCAGAAGGGCCACATCGGCCTGGTGCTGCGCCTGATCCCGTCCAGGCTGATGTCGCTGGAGGAGATCGGCCTGCCGGCCCAGGTCAAGGACCTGCTTTTCCGCCCCCGCGGGCTGATCCTGGTCACCGGGCCGACCGGCTCGGGCAAGACGACCACGCTGGCGAGCATGATCAACATCATCAACGAGGAGCGCGACTGCCACATCATCACGATCGAGGACCCGGTCGAGTACTACCACTCGCACAAGAAGAGCGTGATCACGCAGCGCGAGATCGGCGTGGACGTCCCGGCGTTCAAGGAAGCCCTGCGGCGCGGCCTGCGCCAGGACCCGGACGTGATCCTCGTGGGGGAAATGCGCGACCTCGAGACGATGGAGGCGGCGATCACCGCGGCGGAGACCGGGCACCTGGTCTTCGCCACGCTGCACACGACGGGCTCCGCGCGCACGGTGGACCGCATCGTGGACGCCTTCCCGACGAACCAGCAGGAGCAGATCCGCACCCAGCTTTCCTCCAGCATCGTGGCCGTGATCTCCCAGTTGCTGCTCGTGCGCAAGGACAAGCCCGGCCGGATCGCCGCGTTCGAGATCATGATCGCCACGCCGTCCATCCGCTCGCTGATCCGGGACAACAAGACCTTCCGGATCACGTCGGACATCCAGACCGGCGCGCGGTGGGGCATGATGACGCTGGACGCGCACCTGATGGCCCTGTACGAGCGGGGGCTGATCGGCTACGAGGACCTGATCACGAAATCGCAGGATCCCGAGGCGGTATACCAGAAGCTGGAGGCGTCGGGCCTCCGCCCCAAGAAGTAG
- a CDS encoding type II/IV secretion system protein, with the protein MAKTDYSDALLQALSEEKIITPQQAEEVLDEHERTGKPVREVLMDMDMVSEDRLLDVIAAQLGTGIINLHEMEITQDVVRTVPGSIARMYNVVPVELGPSSVTLATYELLSPEVVDELQFVLTRDVSFVVAREEDIKSYVGRYYGDESESVSDMLSALESELQDAGDILKTGARGDDIANIEAAASSTPVVRFVNLVLYQAVQDRASDIHFEPFENEFKIRYRVDGALYEMAPPPKHLALPVTSRLKVISGLNIAERRIPQDGRIQLTVAGRPIDFRVSTLPTQFGESVVLRVLDRSTVSLDLENLGMPDDVFQAFLEDIDKPNGIIIVTGPTGSGKTTTLYSALRRINTIESKLLTAEEPVEYDIEGLIQNPINDAIGLTFARMLRAFLRQDPDIIMVGEVRDIETAEISIQASLTGHLVFTTLHTNDAAGAITRLIDMGVEPFLIASTLEAVLGQRLVRTICQNCKTPYQPEKDILDQLGLSQESAGGRPFYYGAGCTYCNQTGYKGRCGIYEYLRVRDPIRALINERKPTLIIRDKAIELGMRTLREDGIRAIFDGQTTVEEVLKYT; encoded by the coding sequence ATGGCGAAGACGGACTATAGCGATGCGCTGCTGCAGGCCTTGAGCGAGGAGAAGATCATCACGCCGCAGCAGGCGGAAGAGGTCCTGGACGAGCACGAACGGACGGGCAAGCCGGTCCGCGAGGTGCTGATGGACATGGACATGGTCTCGGAGGATCGGCTGCTCGACGTGATCGCGGCGCAGTTGGGGACCGGGATCATCAACCTGCACGAGATGGAGATCACGCAGGATGTGGTCCGCACCGTCCCGGGCAGCATCGCGCGCATGTACAACGTGGTCCCCGTGGAGCTGGGGCCCAGCAGCGTGACCCTGGCGACCTACGAGCTGTTGAGCCCGGAGGTCGTGGACGAACTGCAGTTCGTCCTGACGCGCGACGTCTCCTTCGTGGTGGCCCGCGAGGAGGACATCAAGAGCTACGTCGGCCGTTACTACGGGGACGAGAGCGAGTCCGTGAGTGACATGCTCTCCGCCCTGGAATCCGAGCTGCAGGATGCGGGGGATATCCTCAAGACGGGCGCCCGGGGCGACGACATCGCTAACATCGAGGCGGCCGCCAGTTCCACGCCGGTCGTGCGGTTCGTGAACCTCGTGCTCTACCAGGCGGTGCAGGACCGCGCCTCGGACATCCACTTTGAGCCGTTCGAGAACGAGTTCAAGATCCGCTATCGCGTGGACGGCGCGCTCTACGAGATGGCGCCGCCGCCGAAGCACCTGGCCCTCCCCGTGACCTCCCGCCTGAAGGTCATCTCGGGGCTGAATATCGCCGAGCGGCGCATCCCGCAGGACGGCCGCATCCAGCTCACTGTCGCGGGCCGGCCCATCGACTTCCGCGTGTCCACCCTGCCGACGCAGTTCGGCGAGAGCGTGGTGCTCCGCGTGCTCGACCGCAGCACGGTCTCCCTCGACCTGGAGAACCTGGGCATGCCGGACGACGTGTTCCAGGCCTTCCTGGAGGATATCGACAAGCCCAACGGCATCATCATCGTCACCGGGCCGACCGGCTCGGGCAAGACGACCACGCTGTACTCCGCCCTGCGGCGCATCAACACCATCGAGTCCAAGCTGCTGACGGCCGAAGAGCCCGTGGAATACGACATCGAGGGGCTCATCCAGAACCCGATCAACGACGCCATCGGGCTGACCTTCGCGAGGATGCTGCGCGCCTTCCTGCGTCAGGATCCGGACATCATCATGGTCGGCGAGGTGCGCGACATCGAGACGGCGGAGATTTCCATCCAGGCCTCGCTGACGGGCCACCTGGTGTTCACCACGCTGCACACCAACGACGCCGCCGGCGCGATCACGCGGCTGATCGACATGGGCGTGGAGCCGTTCCTGATCGCCTCGACGCTCGAGGCCGTGCTGGGCCAGCGGCTCGTGCGGACCATCTGCCAGAACTGCAAGACGCCGTACCAGCCGGAGAAGGACATCCTGGACCAGCTGGGCTTGAGCCAGGAGTCCGCCGGCGGCCGGCCGTTCTACTACGGGGCGGGGTGCACCTACTGCAACCAGACGGGCTACAAGGGCCGGTGCGGCATCTACGAGTACCTGCGCGTGCGCGATCCCATCCGCGCGCTGATCAACGAGCGCAAGCCCACCCTGATCATCCGGGACAAGGCCATCGAGCTGGGCATGCGCACGCTGCGCGAGGACGGGATCCGGGCGATTTTCGACGGGCAGACGACCGTCGAGGAAGTATTGAAGTACACCTAG